The stretch of DNA TTTCGGGAGTTCTTTCATATACTCTTCCGGCGTGATCGTATAACTGATATTTTCTACGCCAAGCTTATCCGCTGTTTCTTTGGCTACATCCACTTCGCTGTAGCCATTGCGTTCAAAGCCGACGGAAAAAGTTTTTATGTTCGGATGATACATTTTGGCAATCGAGGCGATGATGGAAGAATCGATTCCTCCAGATAAGAAGGAACCAACGGGCACATCGCTGCGCATATGGATTTTCACTGAATCCAAGAGCGCGTCCTGCACCATTTTAATGTACTCATCTTCAGAACGTAAGATTGGATTGAATGAAGCTTTCCAGTAGGGTTTAATCTCCATTTTCTGTCCGATTTTTTTAGTGAAATAGTGCCCAGGCTCCAGTTTAAAAATCTCCTTGTCCATCGTTTCCGGTTCAGGAACGTATTGGAAAGTAAAGTAGTTTTGCGCTGCTTCTTCGTTTAGCTCGCTGGATTGCATGGCGTGCAAAATGCTTTTCTTTTCAGAAGCAAAAAAGGTTCTCCCAGCTTCTTCTTTATAGAAAAACGGTTTAATGCCGAACGGGTCGCGGGCGCCAAACAATTCATTTTCTTTTTTGTCCCAAATCACGAAACCAAACATGCCGCGCAGCTTTTCAACCGCTTTTTCTTTGAGGCGGCTGTAAAGCGCAATGATGGTTTCTGTGTCGGAAGCGGTGCTGAATTCCACACCGTCTTTCTCTAATTCTTCGCGAAGCTCTAAATAGTTATAAATTTCTCCGTTGAAAATAATCCAGTAGCGTTCATTTTCGAAAGACAGCGGCTGGCTTCCGCTTTCAATATCGATAATGCTTAGGCGTCTAAAGCCGAATTGCACATAACTGTCGGAATAATAGCCTTCATCATCGGGGCCGCGATGGTAAATCCTATCATTCATTTGTTTAAATTGCTGTTCAGTAAGTCTGTTAGACGCTGTTTTATCATCATACACACAACCAATAAAGCCGCACATATTTAATTTTTCACCCTTCTCTTTAATAATCATCATTTGCAAAGCTGGCTTCCAATCCAATAATGGAAAGTATTGAGCCTTACTGCCTGAAGAAAACAGGACTTTTTTTCACTTGCTCATCATAACATAAAACGTGTCCAAATAAGAATTAAAAACTTACAAACTCGCGAAAGATTTTCAGAGAGCTGTGCCGTACTGAATGAAACGAAAAGCCCCTGCCGAAATGGAAGGGGAGAAAAGGAAAGATTAGTGAACGTGGCGGAAAACGCCGATCACTTTTCCCAGGATTGTCACGTTTTTTAATATGAGGGGCTCCATAGAGGAGTTCTCAGGCTGCAAACGGATATAATCGCTTTCCTTAAAGAAGCGTTTCACCGTGGCTTCATTTTCCTCTGTCATGGCGACGACGATCTCGCCGTTTTTTGCTGTTTGCTGCTGGCGAACGACGACGTAGTCACCATTCAGGATGCCGGCCTCAATCATGCTGTCACCCATGATTTCCAGCATGAATACCTGCTCATCAGCAGGAGCGAGGCTTTCGGGAAGAGGAAAGTATTCCTCCACATTTTCAATGGCAGTAATAGGCAGGCCGGCTGTTACTTTACCGACTAAAGGAACGTTGACCACCTGCTGTCTCGGCACCGTTTCATCCGCTTCAAGGATCTCAATGGCCCGCGGCTTCGTCGGGTCGCGGCGAATAAGCCCTTTGCTTTCTAAACGCGCAAGATGACCATGAACGGTCGAGCTTGATGCTAACCCGACAGCTTCGCCGATCTCTCTTACGGAAGGGGGATAGCCCTTTGCTTTAACCTCACATTTAATAAAGTCCAATATATCTTGTTGCCTCTTTGAAATTTTTGTCATTATCGCACCTCTTCGCTTCATATCTTTTCTATATTATAACATGCGCATTTTCCAGGTACAAACATAAGTTCGAACAAACGCTTGACACAAACAAATGTTCTGATTACAATAAAAGAAAATATGCGAACAAATATTCGGCAAAGGGGCTGTTCTTATGCATGCTTTATTAAAAGAATATTCTTTTGTATTATTGTTTACGGCGGTTGCGTTCATAGCGGGTGTTGTTTTGATCCTTAGCCTAAGCGCAGAAAAAGGGCCATTTCAAGAAATTGTTGTTCAAGAAGGAGATTCACTATGGAGCATTGCTGATCAATATGAACAAACCAACGGAATGAATAAAGAAGAGTTCATCATGTGGGTGCAAAAGGAGAATCAGCTGCTCTCAGCCAGAATTCAGCCTGGGGATGTGCTGGTTATACCTGTGAACTCGGCTCATTCATCCGGCGATCAGCAAGTGGTATTGAAAGAGGAGTAATAACAGATGATGAAAGCAGTTATTTATTGCCGGGTCAGCACGAAGAAGGAAGCGCAGGAAACCTCTCTTGAGCGGCAAAAAGAGGAGCTTCTAACCTTGGCGGCGAAGGAAGGGTACGAGGTCGAGGCGGTGATTCAAGAGCAAGCAAGCGGCTACGATCTTGACCGGGAAGGAATACTGGATCTTCTTGATTTAGTGAAAGCGGGACGGGCGGAAGCGGTATTAATTCAAGATGAAACGAGAATCGGACGGGGAAATGCTAAGATCGCCCTGCTGCATTGTTTGTTCAAAGAAGGCGTTAAGGTATTTACGATAGCGGATGACGGAGAACTGCAGCTTTCTGAGTCCGATTCCATGGTCATCAGCATCGTGAGCATGGTAGAAGAATATCAGCGGAAAATTCATAATTTAAAAATCAAAAGAGGCATGAAGCGCGCGGTGGAAAATGGTTTTCGGCCGGAGAAAAATTTAAAAAACCGGGGAAATCCCGCCGGAAGAGACCGCAAGACAGTTCCTGTGGAGGAAATTGTCCGCTTGCGGAGAAATGACTTAACTTTTGAAGAAATTGCCGCTACGTTAAGAGGGTTTGGCTACCATGTGTCTAAAGCAACCGTTCACCGCAGATACAAAGAGTTTGTGGAGAATCAGATGAGGGGAGAGCGATGAATTTTTCCCTTGTCCGGTGTATGTATTTTTAAGATAATAGGAACGAATGCACATAAAAGGAGACACTGCTTATGCTTTCAAAAGAAAAAATCGCCCGCATTAATGAACTATCGAAAAA from Bacillus xiapuensis encodes:
- the yneA gene encoding cell division suppressor protein YneA → MHALLKEYSFVLLFTAVAFIAGVVLILSLSAEKGPFQEIVVQEGDSLWSIADQYEQTNGMNKEEFIMWVQKENQLLSARIQPGDVLVIPVNSAHSSGDQQVVLKEE
- the asnB gene encoding asparagine synthase (glutamine-hydrolyzing) — its product is MCGFIGCVYDDKTASNRLTEQQFKQMNDRIYHRGPDDEGYYSDSYVQFGFRRLSIIDIESGSQPLSFENERYWIIFNGEIYNYLELREELEKDGVEFSTASDTETIIALYSRLKEKAVEKLRGMFGFVIWDKKENELFGARDPFGIKPFFYKEEAGRTFFASEKKSILHAMQSSELNEEAAQNYFTFQYVPEPETMDKEIFKLEPGHYFTKKIGQKMEIKPYWKASFNPILRSEDEYIKMVQDALLDSVKIHMRSDVPVGSFLSGGIDSSIIASIAKMYHPNIKTFSVGFERNGYSEVDVAKETADKLGVENISYTITPEEYMKELPKILWHMDDPLADPACVPLYFVAREARKHVTVVLSGEGADELFGGYNIYREPQSLKVFNNIPGIFKSILKKVAQVMPEGMRGKSFIERGVTPMEERYIGNAKMFEETDKKLLLPNYQSGLEYTKITKRFYDETQGYDDVDRMQYIDIHTWMRGDILLKADKMTMAHSLELRVPFLDKKVFEVASQIPTRYKTANGTTKYILRKAAEGIVPDHVLNRKKLGFPVPIRHWLKDEMHDWAVKLIKESGTDHLINKQYVLQLLEDHCSGKMDYSRKIWTVLIFMMWHAVFVEKRYETQAVGA
- a CDS encoding YneB family resolvase-like protein: MKAVIYCRVSTKKEAQETSLERQKEELLTLAAKEGYEVEAVIQEQASGYDLDREGILDLLDLVKAGRAEAVLIQDETRIGRGNAKIALLHCLFKEGVKVFTIADDGELQLSESDSMVISIVSMVEEYQRKIHNLKIKRGMKRAVENGFRPEKNLKNRGNPAGRDRKTVPVEEIVRLRRNDLTFEEIAATLRGFGYHVSKATVHRRYKEFVENQMRGER
- the lexA gene encoding transcriptional repressor LexA, yielding MTKISKRQQDILDFIKCEVKAKGYPPSVREIGEAVGLASSSTVHGHLARLESKGLIRRDPTKPRAIEILEADETVPRQQVVNVPLVGKVTAGLPITAIENVEEYFPLPESLAPADEQVFMLEIMGDSMIEAGILNGDYVVVRQQQTAKNGEIVVAMTEENEATVKRFFKESDYIRLQPENSSMEPLILKNVTILGKVIGVFRHVH